Proteins from one Capricornis sumatraensis isolate serow.1 chromosome 2, serow.2, whole genome shotgun sequence genomic window:
- the RNASE11 gene encoding probable ribonuclease 11: MEIIFLLLLGLGVIFAGVSESIMEIIKEEFLEKEMKYDMAKSDQEKHTIEVLINLTVSYKNTSLRMSKDLSSSLLTFRRLHYSLSPKRNLGNNKYYCNDITVWRKVSEANGSFKLSNNFIHGSVEVVDGVPTAPSCKCGQTSGISCSETPELRTTTCQFTVGKQSPSCQHHGVTSLKKILVVLTSHSLMSWLVSVSNM; the protein is encoded by the coding sequence ATGGAGATCATCTTTCTGCTGCTACTTGGCCTGGGGGTAATTTTTGCAGGAGTTTCAGAAAGTATAATGGAGATAATTAAAGAAGAATTTTTAGAGAAAGAGATGAAATATGACATGGCAAAAAGTGACCAGGAAAAACACACCATCGAGGTATTAATAAATTTGACTGTGTCATATAAAAATACCAGCCTCAGGATGTCCAAAGATTTGTCTTCCTCATTATTGACCTTCAGAAGATTACATTATAGCCTGTCCCCCAAACGCAACCTAGGTAATAACAAATATTACTGCAATGACATTACAGTCTGGAGAAAAGTTTCAGAAGCTAATGGGTCATTCAAGTTGAGCAATAACTTCATCCATGGCTCCGTGGAAGTGGTCGATGGGGTCCCCACAGCCCCCAGCTGCAAGTGTGGACAGACTTCAGGCATAAGCTGCTCTGAGACTCCAGAACTAAGGACCACCACATGCCAATTCACTGTGGGCAAACAATCCCCCAGTTGCCAACACCATGGTGTTActtcattaaagaaaattttggTGGTGCTGACAAGTCATTCTCTGATGAGCTGGTTAGTTAGTGTCTCTAACATGTAA